A region of the Cyanobium usitatum str. Tous genome:
TCATGTTGGTAACCCACTGAACGATACATTCTTAAGGAGACTTTGGTACGAATTCCGTGATTTTCTTGTGAGCAAAGAAATTAATTTAAACCCAGAATATACACTCTATTCGTGTAGATCATTTTTTATCAACTTGAATTTAGAAGCAGGCAACAAACCGCATCAAGTTGCTAAAATGGTTGGGCATTCAGTTGCCACTCAGGCAAAACATTATGAAGCAATGGAGGTACAGAAACTTGCCACTAGGTTCTCAAAAATTACTTCTGGGCAGATTAGTCAATCAAAACTTGATTTTAGATATGTGGATGAGAAATAATCGTGGGGTTCTGCGCGATGTCACCTTGTCACCTGCGGATTCGTGGTATCCGATGCTAGCGTCTTGACCATAGGGATCAAAGCGCCTAAAATTGAATCGTGAAAATACGAATTCAAATAACCAATGAGCACACTACGGTGACTTTCAGGAAAGTTGTCACTCCTGGGCTGCCACTCAGGCCGCCTCAATCAATGGTAACTCCAAGGGCAGTTCGTGCTCTTCTGTTGGCTTGTTTATCCACACTTCTGCCGGCTGACTCCAGCAGCGGGTGGCACCGCTCCAGCGCGTTGGATTGGCCTGACGGGCGGCCTCGTAGACCTCGGCTCGCTGCTGGCAAATTGCCGCGGCGGATCCACTGTGGCGCTGGTGGGGCGTCACGAATTTGATCGCGCTGTGGTGGTGCCGGTGGTTGTACCAATCCACAAATGCCGCCACCCACTCGCAGGCCTCCTCTTTGTTGGCGAATGGCCGGCTGGGGTAGTCGGGGCGGTATTTGATCGTACGGAAAAGGGATTCCGAGTACGGGTTGTCGTTGGAGACCCTTGGCCGGGAGAAGGATCTGAGCACGCCCATCTCCTCGAGCCGTGATTCCAGCGTGGCCCCACGCATTGCATTGCCGTTGTCGGCGTGGAGTATTAGGGGCTGCTGCTGGCACTGGCGGCTGCCAAAGCCGCTGGGGCGGTGGTAGCGCTCCTTGAGGCAGGCCCGCTGCACCAGATCCGCTGCGATCTGAGCCGACTCCACCTCGGCCACATTGCCCGGTGTCAACTACATAGGCAACGCGCCCGCCTACCTAATTGTCGCCGTGCAGCCACATCCCAGGCCACCACTTTGCGGCTCCAGACATCGACCACCAGATAGAGGTACAGCCACACACCCCGCACCGTGGTCGGCAGGAAGCTGATGTCCCAGCTCCACACCTGGTTCGGGCCATCCGCCCTGAGGCGCGGCACCGAGCGCGGCTCCTGCGGCAGCCGGGCCCGCCCGCGGCGGTGGCACTGACCCGCCTGGTGCAGCACCCGATAGAAGCTGCTCTCTGAACCAATAAAGAGCTTTTGATCGGCCAGTGCCGGCACGATCTGCCCTGGCGGCAGCGCGGCGTACTCCGGCTGGTTGCAGGTCAACAGGATCCGCTGGCGCTCTTCCTCGCTCAGCCGGTGTCCTACCAGGCGAGCACTGCCTTTACGGCGATCCACGCCGTCCCCATCACCTATCAAAGCCTTCCTCCAGCGTTTGAGGGTGCGCAGGCAGATGCCGATCACACCGCAGGCCCTCACCAGGCCAGCGCCCGCAGCATTGGCCTCGCCAATCAGCTCGATCACCTTCCGCCGGTGCAAGGCACTGGTCAGCCTTCCGCGTCCTCCGAACAGAAGGCATCCCACTTTTTTTGCAGCACCAGCAAAGCCGCCATTTCCGCCATGGCCTTCTCCTTGCGCTGCAACTCCTTTCTGAGGGCCTTGATCTCCCGCTGGTCCTGGGCGCGGAGCTTCTCGAGCTCCTTCTGTTCGGCCATCGTCAGCACCGGCTTGGCGTTGGCATCCTGGGCGGCCTGCCGCCAGCGCTCACCTGCTCCGGGAACAGGCCCCGCTCGCGGCAGTAGGCGCTGAGCTCGGCGGCATTGAGCCCGGCGCTCTCCAGCACCACCGTGAACTTGTCGGCAGCGCTCCAGCCCTCTGGTTCCTTCTCGGATGCCGGCACCACCTCTCCCTGCAACCGCCAGGCCTTTCTCCAGTTGTAGAGGGTGGCGACGTGGATGCCCAGCTCTTCTGAAATCCGGGTCACGCTCTGCCTGTGGGGCGGGTGCATCCGTCTCCTCACATCAGCCTTAACGGCCTCGCTGTAACGACGCATTGGTCATGCCCTCAAGCCCCCGGATGGATGGATCAAAGGGGTGACATCTTTACTGAAACCGGGGGGGCCGGGTGGCTGATGTATTGCAGCCAGAAGCTTTCTATTTAGGTGCCCATCGGGAGATCTATCGCACCGCCTTGATGCTTCATAGCCAAGGCAAACCCACCGACCTCACAGCGATGGGGGCTTGGCTTGCAGATACTGGCCAATTGGAAAAAGTTGGCGGTAGCAGTCGTTTAAGCGAATTGGTGGAGCGCACCCTCAGCACTGCCTCGATCGATGAGGTGGCGAAATTAGTGATGGATAAATATTTGCGGCGCCAACTTATTCGTTCAGGTAATC
Encoded here:
- a CDS encoding transposase: MTPGNVAEVESAQIAADLVQRACLKERYHRPSGFGSRQCQQQPLILHADNGNAMRGATLESRLEEMGVLRSFSRPRVSNDNPYSESLFRTIKYRPDYPSRPFANKEEACEWVAAFVDWYNHRHHHSAIKFVTPHQRHSGSAAAICQQRAEVYEAARQANPTRWSGATRCWSQPAEVWINKPTEEHELPLELPLIEAA
- a CDS encoding transposase, whose translation is MRRYSEAVKADVRRRMHPPHRQSVTRISEELGIHVATLYNWRKAWRLQGEVVPASEKEPEGWSAADKFTVVLESAGLNAAELSAYCRERGLFPEQVSAGGRPPRMPTPSRC